The following is a genomic window from Tripterygium wilfordii isolate XIE 37 chromosome 19, ASM1340144v1, whole genome shotgun sequence.
CTCAAAAACTAACTTGAAGCCATGCTTATTAAGCAAGCCTCCAGATACAAGATTTTTTCTAATCTCAGGAACATAGTACACATCATTCAGCGTAACAGTCTTGCCAGAAGTGAAACTCAAATCCACTTTTCCAATGCCTTTGACATTTGCGGATGAGGAGTTTCCCATGTATAGAACAGTTCCTTCTTCCACTGGTTTATATGTGGTGAACGAGTTTCTATTGTTGCACACATGTCTTGTTGCTCCCGAGTCAATCCACCGTTCACAAACATCTTCAAGGGTATTAGCCTCAAAGATTACAGCAGCGAAATTGGATTCCTTTGCCTcttcgtttttctttttcttggagcGACACTCATTTTTGAAGTGTCCGGGCTTGCCACATTTCCAGCATGCACCCTTCTTCATTTTATTGGAATCCTTCTCCGGCCTCTGTTTGCGCTTCTTGTTGGGTTGGGATTGCTTGCCATCATCCACTATGTGGACATTTGAAAGCTTAGTGCTAAGATTTTCCTTGCTTTCAAATTTTCTTGCCTCTTCCTCCAAACGAAGATGTTGACCTAATTCTTCAAGAGAAAGGTCTTCCTTCTTATGTTTAAGACTTTTCTTAAAGTCTTTCCAAGAAGCAGGCAATTTGTCTATTATGGCAGGCACCACAAAAGATTCATCCATATGAatgttcttttgttttagtTGGTCAATAACATGTTGAATTTCATGCAATTGATCAATGACAGGCTTGTTATCTACCATATTAAaatgcataaattgacttacTAGAAACTTTTTGCTTGTCGCATCCTCAGCCAAATATTTTGCTTCTAGAGACTCCCATATTTCTTTTGCAGTTTCCTTGTTCTGGTAGACATCGAACAGAGAGTCTGCCAAGCCATTGAGGATATGTCCTTTACACATGTAATCATCATTATCCCATTTGGCCCTCTCACGTGCTTGTTCAACGGTCTCATCTTCTTGCTCGGCAGGACGTAATGTCTTCAAAACGTGAGCAACTTTCAAAGTGGTGAGAAGAAAGTGCATCTTCTTTTGCCATCTTTTAAAATTTCCTCCATCAAAGCGGTCCAACTTGACAAAGTCTTGTGTCAATTGTTGCAATGATCTCGCCATAAATACTGTCTTAAGATTGTTAGAGAAATATGGTAGGATTGGTGGTGATTGCAACAAAACTGGTGCTTCAAGGCGCGTAGTCGCTTTCCTTAAGACAGTATTTGCCCCCCACCAAATGGTTGCACTAGGTTACAGCAAATCCGCCTCCAGGATACAATGAAGCTTGGTCTATGGACCACCTTCTTCTTGGTGCAATGGCAGTAGAAGGTCAGAGtactttgagaataatcaagagaaagaaagatacttgtctttctatttctgcagcaatagaaaaacaatagaaaaactTTATGAAGAGAGAATGGGAGAAAGTTGATCGAAAAATTGGATACTCAAATGGTTGGAGAataactctatttatagagtttgTGGTAACTCTTCACATAGCACATGTCTTTACAATGAATGATCATGTCCTTACATGAATGATCATGTTCTTACAACGAATGATCATGTCTTTACAATGGTGACTCTTCTTTTAGGACACCGTAAAAGGACATATCTTTACAATATGAAGAGTTGCCtccaaaccaaataaaaacatgtcttttaaaatgaaagtgtatgttaaaaagtcatgtcttttcaaaacaaaaatcaaaataattttgaaaaatctctaaCATAGGCTACACCAGATCTGCCAGGGATTCGAGTTATTTCTGTCAGCTATGTTGTGCAATGATTTTATGGGTGGATATGCCTTCCCTCTTTGCCCGTCGGATTTCATGTATCTGCGGGGGTGGTGTTCCCTCTTTGCTCTGGATAAATTTCAGGTATGCCCATTATGTTCTTCTTATATGCTTTATTTGGACTCGCAGGGTCTTCATTCAATTCGTCGCCACCTGCAGCATCCCTACCCTACCATTGTATGCCATTGTCGAACAGGTAGACTGtcgaaatattttcaaaatatttttacatTGGTAGTTTCATACCAATAGACACAACTCTTTTCTTACAACTTCTCTTGAACACAACCCTTCACAAGAGGTGTGTTTGTTTTGACAAGAGatgtctttctttttaaacataacCCTTCACCAAAAGGTGCATTTCTGTTTTGGACACAACCTTTCACCAAAAGGTGTGTtattctctataaatacatCATTTCAAGACATTCAAGAACAATCAAAAATCATCTCAAAAACTCTCAAACTTGGATTCTATTCTTGCAAACTAGAATTCCAAGCACTTGTTAaagttctgtttttcttggtcaTTCTTGGGTGTTATTCCTTTGTGCAAAGGCCGAACATCAAACGTTAAATACGTGGTGCTTCATTGTATCTTGGAAGTGTATTTGCTGCTATCATGTGCACACCAATTGGTGGAGGCAAATAACACTTTGAGAAAAGCGTTAATCCGTGCCTTGAAGCAAAATCTAAATTGTcgaaaattctccaacattctacATTGTCGAAATATTCTCCAACATAGACTGGATTTGTTTTCAGCTGAATTATAAATTCAAAGCTTGAGATCTTTATGCTGACAAATAATTACTTCTATTAGGCAAAATCTATTTTTCAGACCAAGTAACTGGTCTTCCTTACTGGACGCTATTTTTCAGAACTCACATGCATGTATTTGTTTTATGTATGTTTGGGTGGGTTTCAAAAAGTTATTTAGGAAACATGAGCTATTTGTTTGGAGAGTCCATAGGAGGAGCAGTTGCTCTAAACAAACCAGAGTACCATGGAAATTAGTAATTGTAACATTTTTTGGCCTCTCTGCCAGACTACTCTACCAGAGCTGGACTGAGGCTACAAAATTGAGATGAGGGTCATTAGGGTGACCATGCCAACAACATTATTATGTAAGGTAAATACTCAAACCCACAAGTCTATTTCTTTCACGTTGAATATAGTTGTAAATAAATTCACATGttcaaaccaaaaaagaagataaattcaCCTGATGTTCGTGCTGAACTTCATGCTGCTGAGCCTGAGAATATAGGTGTAGGAACAATTGTCTTGAAAATCAGCTTCTTTATTTGCCATTCTATTTTATTTGCATTCATTTATGACAGTTCCTGCAAAATTGTGAAGTTGTACTTTGAAATGACCATTCCACTTGGACATTTTCGCTTCGCATGGGATTTCTACTTTCACGTGTGTTTCATTTTCGTTTGTTTAAGCCTTTATAAACATCATGCAGGCATGGATTATCCAGACCGCAAAAGGAAGGGTAATTTTGGAGGGAAGATCCTTTAGCCTGCTGCTCTGACCGCCTTACTCATTATTTTGCTGAACAGTTACTGTTGGTATAAGACATATACTCAAGTTCTTATGATTAGGAACCGTGCTCATTTTACTCTTTAGTTTGAAGAAGAATGAGCCCTTGAAGTTTAGAGCTAGGAGAATGTAAAAGTGGCTTTatgttttaactttttctttCCCGAGAAAAAATTATGTCCCATTCTAAATGACCAACGTATGTTCTTTGATGAAACTCCACTTCCTGTGTtagaaaatttatgaaaatattttctaattTACTCAGGACTGTTCTACATTTTCTAAATTAACATACTGTTAACATGAGGGATGTtactatataaatattaaaattttaccccccccccccctcctccCCTCGTAACACGCGGGGCTACCATTTATTATATCatgcaagaaaaagaaattacacAACAATACAATAGTGTAGCTCTCAATTGAAAAGATTTATCCAACCATTTCTAGGTAGGCCTAATCACCCCTGCCCCCCAGTCCTAGGATCATGTTTCTGTGACTTTTCCTTTTCGTGGGGTCGTTTCATCCAGATATAcgaacaattatttatttattatttctatagaaaaaaaataataaaataaaatggtgTGATATTTCTAGGGGAATCGCTCGCTCGTTGATTATGGCTGAGTTGGGTCGTGGTTGTCACCTTTGACATATATTGCCTTGACTGTGCAATGTTTACCGAATGAATCTTCTTCCACACGTCGTAAAATAATAAAGACAGACTAAGAAATTCGCGAAAGTAAATTGTCCACTAGCGCATCGTGTCAACTGTCCAGTCGGTCGCACAGAATCGCGCGATTTCCTTTCGATCTCGCGCGACACTGCtccttgtgtgtgtgtgtatctatatatatatatatatatatatatatatatatatatatatatatatatatatatatgtattcttGAAAAGTTAAACAAAAGGTAAAGACAGAGGCATGAGCCCTAGctttccttaaaaaaaagaaagcaaattgGATGAATTCAGACATTGAAGTCACTTGTTCTCATTATGCATgcccataaaaatattatataagaaattgcaatcaatgcCATACAACTCACTTTTGTTCTCTTTATATTTTTCACGTGGTCTTGATTTTTTAGAATATGGGTCAGGTTGTCTAAAACTTTGAGGTTCAAAGTTTTATTCTCATAAAAGCGTTGGGATTTGGATAATTTTCATTCACTGTGATGATCTTCATACCCCTCAAACATGATTTAACTTGTGTATAGCCTATAAGTTTTTCAAAAAAGAGGAACATGGGTCAAGACCATTTGATTCTCTTCACAGAACATTGGCGATGACCCAGGCGATGGAGTTATGGCAAACCTCCATAATTGGCTTCAGTAGTGGTGCATGATTCCACGTCACACGTGTCCCCTTTAGATATACATATGATGCAAGcttaggttatatatatatatatatatatcaagcttTATTTGATGCTTTTGTGGCCTAAACTAGCGAAGCAAATTAAGATGGCTAGTGATACAATGAAGGTTGAGATTGTTTCAAGAGAAACAATCAAACCATCATCCCCTACACCCTCCAACCTTAGAAATTTTgagttttctcttcttgatcaaTTCTACCCTTCAATCTACATCCATTTGATTCTCTTCTACCCTGCAAAAAGTGACACTGATAAGGATTTAGATATCAAGAAGAGATGTGATGTTCTGAAAACGTCTTTATCCAAAACCCTAACGATGTACTACCCTTTCGCCGGAAGAATCAAAGACCATATCTCCATTGAATGTGATGACGAGGGGGCTATGTTTATCGAGACACGAGTCAATTGCCTTTTGTTCGATGTTCTTCGAAACCCTAATTTCGATCAATTTAAAAAATTCCAACCTCTTGAAGTTGAACTACCGGCAGCAATAGGAACATGTACTTTACTTTTCATTCAAGCTAACTTCTTTGAATGTGGTGGCATGGCAATTGGAGTTCGTCTTTCGCACAAGATCGCTGATGCAACCACTTTCACCACATTCATGAATGTGTGGGCTGCCATGGCATGTGAAGCCAATGAGGTAGTTCATCCAGATCTATTCACTGGAGCGGCTCTCTTTCCTCCTGTCGATCGCAAGTTTCCTTCCAATGATAATTTCCTTTTGTTCCAAGACGAGTCATGCGTATTGACAAGATTGCTTTTCACTGCTTCAAATATTGATGCCCTCAAGGCTAAAATTGCTGGCACGGGCATCCAACCAACGCGCGTAGAAGCTATAACAGCGCTAATTTGGAAGTGTGCAATGACCGCATCAAGATCAATCAAAGGGACGTGCTCGAGACCTTCTTTGTGTATTCACGGGGTAAACTTGAGGAAGAGACTATCGATGCCCTTGTCAGAATACTCGATTGGGAATATTCTGTCAGGAATCACAGTTGAATTTTCAGAAACGAAAATAGAATTGCAAAGCTTGGTTGTCAAGctaagaaaagaaatgaaagagttGAAATTGAATAGGGAAGAAATATCAGAACACATGAACAAAATGCTAGAAACAACAAGCTCAGAGAAAGAGAGTGGTGTTGTAGATGCCTATAATTTCTCTAGTTGGTGTTGGATGCCGGTGTACGAAGCCAATTTCGGGTGGGGGAAGCCGACTTGGATCTCTTTTTACAACTGGAAAGTCCCAAATGTGGCTGTTTTTGTGGATACAAGGGAGGGTGATGGAATTGAGGTTTGGGTATCCTTGCGTGAAGATGAGATGGCCATATTTCAACATAATGACGAGTTGCTTTCCTTTGCTTCTATGAACCCAAGTGtcattaattgaaatgacatgaacttctttcttcttcttcttcttcttcttcttctgcatcttggatcttgatttttcaatatgtatttccatattttgtaattttcttcaATGGGTCCAATGGTAGTTTGTCTTTTATCATTGTTATTTGGCAATCTACATCACTAATGTGTAAATTTGTTACTTATCTGCATCACCGAATGCTTTTATCTGCAACAACCTATTCATAATGATGTAACACTCTCGTTCTATTCATAAATTATGGACAAAAACTTTCATAAATGGCTTGAGTGGTTCATGTTCTAAGAGCATATGATCCACGACTCCCAGACGACTAAGCTCTCTTTCTTgatttaatatatgctactttgtaattaagttatttatatgttaaatcctattttacccttattttttttttaaggaaaaggGCTTAGCCcggaattttattaatcaatGAAGAGAAAAAACCTCTCTTCGATGGGTTATAAGAAACGAGGGGGGCATGAACCTAACCTCGGCAACAACCAACCACACAACAACGAACAGAAAACCCACAAGAAGCCTATTTTCTAATACGAAAAGCTGGGATCCCCAATCTATCCATCTGGAGCAGACCTTTAACAGTAGGAGGGAGATTACAAAAATTGTCATAGACTGTAGAAACTTTACTATTGGAAGCTTTGGAAGCTACGAAGTCTGCAACACCATTGAGCTCCCTGTATACATGTTTGAAGTTGATGTCCAGAGACATACAATTTTTGGCTATAGCTCTCTTCAAGTAGATCAAATTCCAAGGGCAACTCATGCTCTCAGAAAGAATgttaataacaattaatgaatcagattcaacaagcaGGTTTGAGAGCCCTAAGGAAGCAGcaagatttataccctcatATATAGCCATCATCTCAgcaaaggataaattagtaaattaaactaattttctttcctttctttttttatctatccaaacatgggagagagaaagatatattattccttccattctcttcccttctcttctcttctctttccttccattccccccaaatccttcaatccaaacacactcttactTTGGGGGTGTATGTCGTGTGGGAAGTTCAACAAACCATGGAACAACCCACGCGTGTACTGTTGAAATTCTCAGCCCAAACTATATTGCTCGCTCTGTAttgataaaatttattttacccttgtacataacactctaacataaaaaaaaataaagagaaattagtaaattaaactaattttctttcatttctttttttatctatccaaacatgagtgaaggaaaattattattcattctcttctcttcccttcccatctctccccttctcttctctccccTTTCCTTCCCTcgaaatccctcaatccaaacacactcttagagtacatttggattgagggatttcaggggaagggaagagaaaggaaagagagtttccctccaattatcttgtttggatagtttataaaaaattaaggggagagatttggggggaagATTTCAATAATTTTTATCCAAATTCTTCATTCCTCccaaatggagtcatttggagggaagagatgacTCATTAGTTATTGCtaagttaaaaacatattttaccattgtacataatactttaagtccttaaaataaaaataaggataaatgagtaaattaaactaattttctttcctaaCATTTCTATTTATCCAAAAATGAGAGAGGTAAAAATGTTCTTCCTTCCCTTCTTGTCCCTTCTCTCCCTTTTTATGTTCCCTTCCCTTCCTCTTaaattcctcaatccaaacacactcttaatcttCTAAGAATAAGAAACTCAATTACAGAAGGGACCACAAGGCCGTCTTTGTCCATCTATGCTATGTCAGAAGACTCTGTTGTAGGGGCTGATCTACATGCCCTCTTATATTTTTCCCAACTTAAATCTTTCTTTATATTTGAGCAATATTTTCATGGCCAATTTAGTGGTCTGACCCTGCTcatgcatataaatatattacaagCTATGGCGCATGCACTTTATGACTCAGTCTATTTTCAGCTGACTACGTCTAGCTCCGTTGGGCGTTTAATAACCGAAGTTGAAAGAAATTGGGAAAGGGAGATAGAATTACAAAGCTTGGTTAATCAACTTAGAATATAACACATAAAAATTTAGATTCATTAAGGATGCTGAAGATATATTAGGGAATGAATGTTTTGTTATCTCTAGATAATATATGTGTCGCTTGAGACTTTAGGAAGCTGCATAATTTTGGGTGGAGGAAACCAATGTGGGTCCCCGCCAACGCCACTATAAATTCAAGCTCATGTCCCACATTCACTCGTGTTAATGGATGGAGGAGGGAGGGTGACGGAATTGAGGCACTGACTAGTGGGTTTATGTGTACCGCACGACTTTGTCTCCACGTAATTTCTTAGATATCATAGACTTCATTTGATAGACAATTTTATCAGTAACATATATATTAACATATATGATGATAGTAGATATGATGATTAAAAATGATAGTATATATACTGTATGAAATACTGttagtgtttggttcaaacTTATACTGGTAGCACATATGCCGTCTGAAATTCGAATTCTCGCTCGCcaacttcttcatcttcttcgctTGCCCAGACGGCTTAGCCGCTACTCTCGTCTCCAATTTACTTCTATTCACATGATGACTGTCGTCATTGTATGGACTCTGATCCGGAATTAGGTTGTTGCCAATGTCGATTTCTAGAGTGAATTCTGGTTCTTGGTTTCTCGGTTGAGTCAGTAGAAAGAGTAGAGATAATTGATGGATTTGAATTTCACAAATTCCTGTAGGAAAGGAGCTCGAGATAGTGGAGGCGGATCTAGAATTACGTCTAGCTCGATGCATTGAATATTTAGTGGAGCATGTGCACCATGTCAGTTGATTGTTTCTGACCTCGGACAACAATTTGTCTAGTCATATGTGGGTGTATCATCCAAATCAACTAGTGTCCACTCAAACAAATCTATTTaaaaatttttggttttttggaaaaaaatagaaGTTATGACAACCAAGTCAAATTATGTGTGGTAGAACAATCTATTAATGTTTTTACCAAGCTCTAAACCCTATCATTTTAAGAGGATAAGCGGGATCTTTTGTAATAAAACAATAGTGGACCAGAGTTATcgacaaatttatttttaaaaatgaaattatgaatGTATTTTGTTCGGGTTTAGAAATTTAacgatgtattttttttttatcccaaaagaaaattaaattcaacatgaagaagatatgaaaattttgaaccgTTAAATATAAGCCGAAACATTTTGTGCCtataaaaaatcaataatgacaagttaattttcttaaaagaataaaacaatTAGGTGAATTAACTTGGGTGCCCATAACAAATTATTTACACAACTGTTACAAAAAATTTTGAGTTCTTAGGGCAACTCacttgtatttttgtttttgttacttTTTTCATGTGGTCTTTATTTCTGAGGCAACAAAAGTATAGAGGATTTACAAACGTAAACCTCAAAAATAGTAAGATCTAGAATCCAGTAAAAAAATTAGAGAACTCTCaatatttgattgattaaaatgTCAAAACTGAAAAAGGTCTCAAGGAAAGTGAGGCTTATTTAAACGTCTCAGACTCGAGGAAACTAGAGTTTACTTCATGAAATTAATGAGTTTACTCTAGGAAACTAGAGGTACTGACAGAAAATACATAAATACCCCTGAAATTACTTAATGAAATAAAATGTTATTTATCACcacttttcttcttcatcttgcaTCGATCCAATTGCTTCTCGAACACTTCTGCAAGACGTTCTATATCAATTTCTCAATATGTATTTCCTATCTTTTGTAATCCAGTTGTAGTTTCTCTTTTATCATTATTAAGTGCCATGACAAACCTCCATATAAATGCTTTGCCTATTGTTGCAGGATGATCCGAGTCACACGTGTCCATTATAGATTAGATATACATATGATGCAAGCTTAAGTTATATATATCAAGCTTTCTGACGCTTTTGTGACCTAAACTACTAAAGCAAATTAAGATGGCTAGTGATACAATGAAGGTTGAGATTGTTTCAACAGAAACAATTAAACCATCCTCTCCTACACCTTTCAATCTTACGACTTTCGAGTTTTCTTTTATTGATCAATTATGCCCTTCATTCTACATCCATTTGATTCTCTTCTACCCTGCGAAAAGTGATACTCCTAAAGATTTAGATGTCAAGAAGAGATGTGATTTTGAAAACGTCTTTATCCAAAACCTTAACCGTGTACTACCATTTCGCCGGAAGAATCAAAGACCATATCCCCATTGAATGTAATGATGAGGGAGCTATGTTTATTGAGACACGAGTCAATTGTCTTTGGTCTGATGTTCTACGAAACGCTAATTGTGATCAACTTAAAGAATTCCAACCTCTTGAGGTTGAACTACCGACAACAATAGGAACAGGTACTTTACTTTTCGTTCAAGCTGACTTCTTTGAATGCGGTGGCATGGCAATTGGATTTCGTCTTTCGCACAAGATTGCTATGAAAGTGTGGACTTCCATAGCAAGTGAAGCCGATGAGGTAGTTCATCCGGAGCTATTCGCTAGAGCTACTCTCTTTCCTCCCATAGATCACAAGTTTCTTTCAAATGATAACTAGGCCCATGAGAGCCTCATTCAAGCCAGAAAAGATCCACGAGAGTCTTAGGCCAAGCCCATAGGCTCGCGAGAGTCATGGTCGAGCCTAAAAGGTCCATGACCTTAACTGTCTACTCTACAAAGGCTCAATGCCCACATTTTCAGGAAGCTCCCTCATAGACCCACGACCCAGTCAAAACCCAAGGTTTGCAGCTCAATGCTCATGTGCACTCCACATGACCTAGACCCTTATAAATACATGAGGCCCTAGCCTCATTAAAGGATCTCAACTACTTGGAGGTATCTtgttctccctctctctaaatacctttcacttctctcactacaaATTCCCTCACAGTTCACTAACTTAATCGTCTGAGCTTCCCCGACCAGCACCACACCGGTGTCAAGCTTCACGGTCTTCCTTCATTGTGATATTAGCAAGGTCGTCGAAGGTCTTTCTCGATAAATATTGATTGTAGATCT
Proteins encoded in this region:
- the LOC119985185 gene encoding uncharacterized protein LOC119985185 isoform X1; translated protein: MSRLHQICQGFELFLSAMLCNDFMGGYAFPLCPSDFMYLRGWCSLFALDKFQVCPLCSSYMLYLDSQGLHSIRRHLQHPYPTIVCHCRTDYSTRAGLRLQN
- the LOC119985185 gene encoding uncharacterized protein LOC119985185 isoform X2; this translates as MSRLHQICQGFELFLSAMLCNDFMGGYAFPLCPSDFMYLRGWCSLFALDKFQHPYPTIVCHCRTDYSTRAGLRLQN
- the LOC119985934 gene encoding stemmadenine O-acetyltransferase-like, translating into MLLWPKLAKQIKMASDTMKVEIVSRETIKPSSPTPSNLRNFEFSLLDQFYPSIYIHLILFYPAKSDTDKDLDIKKRCDVLKTSLSKTLTMYYPFAGRIKDHISIECDDEGAMFIETRVNCLLFDVLRNPNFDQFKKFQPLEVELPAAIGTCTLLFIQANFFECGGMAIGVRLSHKIADATTFTTFMNVWAAMACEANEVVHPDLFTGAALFPPVDRKFPSNDNFLLFQDESCVLTRLLFTASNIDALKAKIAGTGIQPTRVEAITALIWKCAMTASRSIKGTCSRPSLCIHGVNLRKRLSMPLSEYSIGNILSGITVEFSETKIELQSLVVKLRKEMKELKLNREEISEHMNKMLETTSSEKESGVVDAYNFSSWCWMPVYEANFGWGKPTWISFYNWKVPNVAVFVDTREGDGIEVWVSLREDEMAIFQHNDELLSFASMNPSVIN
- the LOC119986160 gene encoding uncharacterized protein LOC119986160, translated to MAIYEGINLAASLGLSNLLVESDSLIVINILSESMSCPWNLIYLKRAIAKNCMSLDINFKHVYRELNGVADFVASKASNSKVSTVYDNFCNLPPTVKGLLQMDRLGIPAFRIRK